The nucleotide sequence TAAACATATAGATATTtgataaaagaagaaagagataAGAGGACATTAGTTGTCACTTGTCACCACAAGTTGTATATCATTTGTCTTGCTGTTTGGATGGGCcaatttcaatttatatttcaaatatataaatttataattgcAAATAATGAAATGTATCTACATCCAAAGGTTCTAAATTTGGATATATTTCTcagttttttctttatattatgcAACTCTACATCTTTTGTGAGAGTTTGTGACCTAAATTCTGTTGATTGGGCCCTGAAAAGTTTGCGGTACGGcttatgtttgtgattttttgtggggtctgtggtggtagcgtagggatcggacCGATAGACTCGATATATTTTTGGGCCTAGGatttatttgtatgcacgtattatataagtacgatttagtgggttgtttttcGTGTGGTCAAAATACGTCATTAAGACTGTCTCCTTCACCGTACTCCTCTCCATTATAGTAAAAATCCCCCTCCTCTGCCCGTGGGTTTTTTCCCCGCAAGAGTTTCCACGTATATCTGTgtcttcttcttgttttcttttgctATGTGGTATTGTTTATTTTGCCCGAATATAATATCTTTATATGTTGGAATTGATATAGTATCTTGTTCTTCGATTTCCAATGCTATCTAGTGTTTCGTGTAGTTCGATTAtagtatttattttcttgtattatTGTTCTGCGACTATCTATCATTTTCGTTTACTATCTATTATTATCTCTTGTGATTCATTACGTCTTTTTCTGATCtgcttttgtcttgagccggagAAGTCTactggaaacaacctctttaccttACCTCTGATATAAAAAGTAAGGTCTACCTACACTCTACCATCCCCAGACCCCACATTCTAGGAATATACCGGGTATGTTGCTTTTTTgaatacaagatttaaaatatGCATTTGCTTTTAGGAAGACTGTATAAGAACTTTAAGTAACTTAAATCCAGGAGAAAATTGGCACcccgactaattccacgggacaATTTGACACTTTtgcgactaattccacgggacaATTTGACACTTTTGCGCCCAAGTGCGAATAGACAGTGCAAGCTTTGCTCTGCTTGTGATATTATCCGATTTAGGTCAATTGCAGGAACTGGTGAAGTTGTCGTCATgcgatcaggaggtcacgggttcaagccttggaaacaacctcttctgacagaaatgcaaggtaaggttgcgtataatacacccttgtggtgaggcccttccccggaccccgcgcataacgggagctttagtgcaccaggatGCCCTTTCTTCTTACGGTGTCAATAACAAGGGTGGCTCAACCACTAACATAGGCATTATATGGTCCGAACCTTGTCCGAAACCTGGATATAGCAAGGAGGGGAGGAGAGGCGTAGTTGGAATTTAAACTTAACGAGTTCAACCTTTGAAGTTACGTCTTGCAACCGATCATATTATATTTTCGAAACTATGGGTTCTAAAATGTAATATTCGTTCCAATtatagtgtatttatattttttgttgaaaatactGAATTCAGATGAACTTAGTGATAATAGGTTGCATCTGCCTCTGAATGAAGGTTACAACAAATGAAGACAAAGCAAGGAAGGTCCACTTTGTTTACTTTTTATAActgtggtgtccgggccagcatTCGCGCACCTCAACTAAATCCACGAGATACTCGTCACCTCCTACCAACAATAGATATCACGCAACTCTTTCCACCAAATATCTCGTTTCCTTTGTCTAGATTCAGTTTTCATAAAAGAGAATCTTAAAAGCAATCTGACTTACAGGTCACGGATCCGAGCCGTGGAATCTTACCATTGATGCATGTGCTAAGGTAGACTATCCACATCACACCCATGGTTCTTCGTATAAAAGTTTAGCAGCACGAAGCAACGATCCAACCAACACCCCCGTTAACGTCATTCGTATAAAGATCATACACCAAGAAACTGAAAAGTTCACCAAATTTGCAAGCAACATTGCCAGAAAGGGAAAGATAACAACTCAACAACAGCCAAAAAGGTTGCTGTACACACCAGTACAGAACGTAGAAACGAAGAAAAGAATCGCAACAAGAAACTGAGCATTCGCTATTGAGCCAGCCTCGTTGTTTCACCCGAATATGTATCGTAAGTATATTCCATCATCCAACTTTACATCCCAATCAAACACTATGTTCAAACGTTACAAGAAAGTTTCTCTCCATCGTAAAAAAAATCATTGGCGATAAGTTCTACAGTAGGTATTGAATTAGCTCTAAGTGAATATGTGTACCTTTAGCCGGAAGTATTTCCCCGAAAGGATAATGAGTAATCAACAATCTATGACTTTGATCTTGCTGTATTTTCCATCTACGTTAAATAGTCGATATATCCAAACTTCCATACGTTAATCTTCCTAGGCAGCAATACCTGAAGAAAAAACGAGAGAATACAAGTAACGTAAGAAGGGTGGCATAAATGCAGGACATGGAACAGCATGGTCTGCACTTTTTTGGCTGAAGTTCGGTTTCTAGTATCTAGTACAACTTACGTTgcttggatccttcaaaaatgtTGATGGGtttgtgtcggatcctccaaaagttATTCGTATTTGGGGGATATGATATGGTGCAGaggcatttttggaggatccgggCAACATAGGGTACGCGAACAAGCATGTTTACTACTTAGATAGGGTTACGAAAGACTAGTTAAGCATAGAAATGACAGAATATTCTGTCTCCGCGTCTGCACAGTTCGTTTTGTTTTTCCTCTCGTATTGTAGAACAATCTTGGCATACCGGTTTAACTAGTTCTTGAGCGTTAAAAATATATCAGAAACTATTAAATATGAAGACCGAAAAGAGGAATAGGGAGATTATTACTTTTACCTCTAGTTGATCTATTTGCAACACTATAACCACCAACGTAGTTGAGGGAGCCTGCATTCCCGAGTCCATAACTAAGAGCTTCGGCGCAGTCTAGATCTGCAGATGAGTCCTCAAAAATCGAACCACTTAATGATCCGTAAATATCTTCAAAACTTTTGGCATGAACACCTTGTGTTGGAGCATATGACGATTGAGTATCAGCTTTGGTTCTTGCATTTTGTCCATACGGTGCCCCACCAGCAAATCCGTTTTCTGCACTGCTGAAACTGAGGTTGTCGTCGCCAAAAGAACCAATACGTCCACGTTGGCTAGAAGTTGGCGCGGAACCCCATGTTCCAAGACCTCCGAAAGTACCAGATAGTCCTCTATTCCCGCTTCCAGAACCAACAAACGCGCTAGCGTTTGCATAATCTGTACCATAATAAAGAGACTCATTCTCCCACATGTTCTGGCGTGTCGAATTCAACACAGAACCATTTCCGACTCTTCTAGGGGCATGTCCAACAGGGACATTGTATTTGTTTGAATTCGCGTTGTGAAAGGAATTTAAGTTACGTCCATAACCAAGAACGGAACTGAATTTTCTAATTTCCCCGTAGCTCGAGTTCAATCTGGAGTCTATTTCTGTTCCCATATTGTAGTCAGCTGGACCAAACAAAGAATATCCATTACGACCAACAGGAATCGGAGGATATCTACCTTCCATTCCGACTCCATGGTTAGCCATCGAGCTCGGACTGTAACCTTGAGCATATACATTAAGGAGATTGTTCACCCTGTTCATACCAGGGTTATACCTACCTACTAATTGGCTTTGCGTTTGCCCAGGCGATAACTCTTTTGGAACAGCACGCTTGACCTCGACCCTTTTACCATTAAGTTCATGAAATGTTTTGCAAAGTACTTTATCAACTACTTCCTCTGAGTCATACGTGATGAATCCAAAACCTCGAGGCCTTTGTGTGTTATGGTCATACATCACCACGACATCTGTTATGGTCCCGAACTGGTCAAAGTACTTCTTGAAGTCACTCTCGGTGACTGAAGATGCCAAACCTCCGACAAAAATCTTTCTGGTGCGAGCAGGACCTGGCGAACCCTGTATGCTACCACCGTTGGTTCTATTAACATGTTGATCGTCCCTTGGAACAGCTTTTTTCGCCTCTACCTGTTTTTAAAGCGGAACAATCAACAAAGCATACATTCATTTCTTATCATAAGACTTCACGTTCTATCTGACTTTATTAAAAGAACACACATCGTCTTGCTGAGAATACAAATACTGAACTTACAGACATACAGTTTTCTGGTTACGGGGTTACAATGTCTTGGTCGTTCAAAGATAATACTACGATAAATAGCCTAAATCGACACAGTTAATTCTACTTATCGAACATGTTTTTTGATACTCATGGTGCTATAGCTCGACACTTGCATTACTTCCGTATAATATAGTCCCAACAGATATACTTATGTAATATTAACACTCATCAAACCGAACCAATTTCCTCGATGAAGTGATGCAATGTCAATATTTTACGTATGTCCAACACACGGAACTCTGTAAATCTTGTGAAAACGCGCATTTCCATTGTACTTATCGTAATCACAAGCAATTGCATCTTCTAAAATAACCACAACTAGCATTCTCACTGATATAAGTATCTCACAACGTTTGATTTAAAGAAATATAGACGCCATTAGCACTCGATATGCTTCATTTCGACAAAACATTTCAGTGAGAACTACAAGGGAACGCCATATAGGATGCAATCCAATGATTAATAAGTCCAAGAATAACTGAGGTTACTTACAGTTCTACCATCGATAACGTGTTTTTCTTTAACAACTTTTTCAGCAACGGAAGCGTCTGCGAAAACAACAAAGCCAAAACCACGAGCACGGCCAGTGGTTCGATCTTTCATGATCACAGCTTCAATTACATCACCAAAAGCTTGAAAATATTCTCTGAGCCTACCACCATTTGTGTCCCACGAAATCCCTCCGACAAATACTTTGCCACTCTCCATTTCCTCACTGCAGATAACATTACGAAATCATCAATCCGAAAATGATTCGTAAGATCCATAATTCAAATCATTCACTTGATCAAAGCAAAACGCATAACATAAGATCTAAACAATTACACCAACAACAATACACccggtgtaatcccacaagtggggtctggggaggatagatGTACGCAGATCTTACCTCAACCTttgtgaggtagagaggttgtttccgatagactcttGGATCAAAAGAAACGTAACCGACTCATGAAAGTAGAAAGAAAAGCCACAACAAAATAGCAATGTACAAAACAAATATAGCAACAAatattaatacaacaacaacatacccaatgtattcccacctagtggggtctgggaagggtaaaatgtacgctgggagggtaaaatgtatgcaatccataccactacctccgaagaagcagagaggttgttttcgatagacccccggttcaAGCAACAAATACTAATacacatcaaataaaatatactacgcGATACCTAAATCATACAACTAAGGACAAAGAgatcaacaacaatatacccgATGAAATCCCACAAGTAAGGTTTGAGAAGGGCAAAGTGTACGCGACCTTACCACTAAGGACATCGAGATCGGGAATATATAATCTACAATTCAACTAGAGATCTCTAATCTTCAGCAAAACCCACAAAACAGAATTCTTGAAAAAGTCATTAgtattgaattttttcttttttaaaaaaagggcagtccggtgcactaaagctcctgctatgcgcagggtccgaaGAAGGGCCCCACTACAAGGGCGTATTGCACGCAGACACAGACCCACAAATCAGAATTCTGAACAAACcacaaagattgaaactttaacATGAATCTAAAAACTGTGAAAACAAACTACGACCCACAAACCAGAATTCTGAACAAACCGTAAAGACTGAATCTTTAACATCAAACATCCAATAACTATGAAAACAAACAGAGACCCACAAACCAGAATTCTAACTAAACCACAAAATTTGAATCTTTAACATAAAACATCAAACCAAACTAAATCAATATGTAAAAAAGACTATGACCCACAATCTAAAATTCTGAATAAACCataaagattgaatctttaaCATCAAACATCAAAAACTATGAAAACAAACATTCTCAATAACCAATAAAGGTTGAATCTTTAACATGATACATCCAAAAACTTTGAAAACAAACACAGCCCCACAAATCAGAATTCTTGAAAAACTcataaagattgaatttttaacataaaacatcaaaataattcaATATGCAAGAACTTAAGATATCAAATTTACCAAAAGATGAAGGCCCAGATAAACCATAAAGACTGAAACTTCAACATGAAACATCCAAAAACTATGAAAACAAACACATACCCACAACCAAGAATTCTCAATAAACTATAATTATTGAATCTTTAACATCAAACATCAAAAACTATGAAAAACAAACACAACCCCACAAACCAGAATTCTCGAAAAACTCATAAAGACTGAATTTTTaacataaaacatcaaaataattcaATATGCAAGAGCTTAAGATGTTAAATTTACATCAAAAACTATGAAAACAAACACAACCCCACAAACCAGAATTCTTGAAAAACTcataaagattgaatttttaacataaaacatcaaaataatttaatatgcaAGAGCTGAAcatatcaaatttatcaaaagaTGAAGGCCCAAACAAACCATAAAAGATTGAAACTTTCAACATGAAACATCCAAATACTATAAAAACATACCCACAAACCAGAATTTGAATCTTTTAACATAaaacatccaaaaaaaaaaaacatgaaaacaaaTTACATACCACAATCAAGAATTCACAATNNNNNNNNNNNNNNNNNNNNNNNNNNNNNNNNNNNNNNNNNNNNNNNNNNNNNNNNNNNNNNNNNNNNNNNNNNNNNNNNNNNNNNNNNNNNNNNNNNNNNNNNNNNNNNNNNNNNNNNNNNNNNNNNNNNNNNNNNNNNNNNNNNNNNNNNNNNNNNNNNNNNNNNNNNNNNNNNNNNNNNNNNNNNNNNNNNNNNNNNNNNNNNNNNNNNNNNNNNNNNNNNNNNNNNNNNNNNNNNNNNNNNNNNNNNNNNNNNNNNNNNNNNNNNNNNNNNNNNNNNNNNNNNNNNNNNNNNNNNNNNNNNNNNNNNNNNNNNNNNNNNNNNNNNNNNNNNNNNNNNNNNNNNNNNNNNNNNNNNNNNNNNNNNNNNNNNNNNNNNNNNNNNNNNNNNNNNNNNNNNNNNNNNNNNNNNNNNNNNNNNNNNNNNNNNNNNNNNNNNNNNNNNNNNNNNNNNNNNNNNNNNNNNNNNNNNNNNNNNNNNNNNNNNNNNNNNNNNNNNNNNNNNNNNNNNNNNNNNNNNNNNNNNNNNNNNNNNNNNNNNNNNNNNNNNNNNNNNNNNNNNNNNNNNNNNNNNNNNNNNNNNNNNNNNNNNNNNNNNNNNNNNNNNNNNNNNNNNNNNNNNNNNNNNNNNNNNNNNNNNNNNNNNNNNNNNNNNNNNNNNNNNNNNNNNNNNNNNNNNNNNNNNNNNNNNNNNNNNNNNNNNNNNNNNNNNNNNNNNNNNNNNNNNNNNNNNNNNNNNNNNNNNNNNNNNNNNNNNNNNNNNNNNNNNNNNNNNNNNNNNNNNNNNNNNNNNNNNNNNNNNNNNNNNNNNNNNNNNNNNNNNNNNNNNNNNNNNNNNNNNNNNNNNNNNNNNNNNNNNNNNNNNNNNNNNNNNNNNNNNNNNNNNNNNNNNNNNNNNNNNNNNNNNNNNNNNNNNNNNNNNNNNNNNNNNNNNNNNNNNNNNNNNNNNNNNNNNNNNNNNNNNNNNNNNNNNNNNNNNNNNNNNNNNNNNNNNNNNNNNNNNNNNNNNNNNNNNNNNNNNNNNNNNNNNNNNNNNNNNNNNNNNNNNNNNNNNNNNNNNNNNNNNNNNNNNNNNNNNNNNNNNNNNNNNNNNNNNNNNNNNNNNNNNNNNNNNNNNNNNNNNNNNNNNNNNNNNNNNNNNNNNNNNNNNNNNNNNNNNNNNNNNNNNNNNNNNNNNNNNNNNNNNNNNNNNNNNNNNNNNNNNNNNNNNNNNNNNNNNNNNNNNNNNNNNNNNNNNNNNNNNNNNNNNNNNNNNNNNNNNNNNNNNNNNNNNNNNNNNNNNNNNNNNNNNNNNNNNNNNNNNNNNNNNNNNNNNNNNNNNNNNNNNNNNNNNNNNNNNNNNNNNNNNNNNNNNNNNNNNNNNNNNNNNNNNNNNNNNNNNNNNNNNNNNNNNNNNNNNNNNNNNNNNNNNNNNNNNNNNNNNNNNNNNNNNNNNNNNNNNNNNNNNNNNNNNNNNNNNNNNNNNNNNNNNNNNNNNNNNNNNNNNNNNNNNNNNNNNNNNNNNNNNNNNNNNNNNNNNNNNNNNNNNNNNNNNNNNNNNNNNNNNNNNNNNNNNNNNNNNNNNNNNNNNNNNNNNNNNNNNNNNNNNNNNNNNNNNNNNNNNNNNNNNNNNNNNNNNNNNNNNNNNNNNNNNNNNNNNNNNNNNNNNNNNNNNNNNNNNNNNNNNNNNNNNNNNNNNNNNNNNNNNNNNNNNNNNNNNNNNNNNNNNNNNNNNNNNNNNNNNNNNNNNNNNNNNNNNNNNNNNNNNNNNNNNNNNNNNNNNNNNNNNNNNNNNNNNNNNNNNNNNNNNNNNNNNNNNNNNNNNNNNNNNNNNNNNNNNNNNNNNNNNNNNNNNNNNNNNNNNNNNNNNNNNNNNNNNNNNNNNNNNNNNNNNNNNNNNNNNNNNNNNNNNNNNNNNNNNNNNNNNNNNNNNNNNNNNNNNNNNNNNNNNNNNNNNNNNNNNNNNNNNNNNNNNNNNNNNNNNNNNNNNNNNNNNNNNNNNNNNNNNNNNNNNNNNNNNNNNNNNNNNNNNNNNNNNNNNNNNNNNNNNNNNNNNNNNNNNNNNNNNNNNNNNNNNNNNNNNNNNNNNNNNNNNNNNNNNNNNNNNNNNNNNNNNNNNNNNNNNNNNNNNNNNNNNNNNNNNNNNNNNNNNNNNNNNNNNNNNNNNNNNNNNNNNNNNNNNNNNNNNNNNNNNNNNNNNNNNNNNNNNNNNNNNNNNNNNNNNNNNNNNNNNNNNNNNNNNNNNNNNNNNNNNNNNNNNNNNNNNNNNNNNNNNNNNNNNNNNNNNNNNNNNNNNNNNNNNNNNNNNNNNNNNNNNNNNNNNNNNNNNNNNNNNNNNNNNNNNNNNNNNNNNNNNNNNNNNNNNNNNNNNNNNNNNNNNNNNNNNNNNNNNNNNNNNNNNNNNNNNNNNNNNNNNNNNNNNNNNNNNNNNNNNNNNNNNNNNNNNNNNNNNNNNNNNNNNNNNNNNNNNNNNNNNNNNNNNNNNNNNNNNNNNNNNNNNNNNNNNNNNNNNNNNNNNNNNNNNNNNNNNNNNNNNNNNNNNNNNNNNNNNNNNNNNNNNNNNNNNNNNNNNNNNNNNNNNNNNNNNNNNNNNNNNNNNNNNNNNNNNNNNNNNNNNNNNNNNNNNNNNNNNNNNNNNNNNNNNNNNNNNNNNNNNNNNNNNNNNNNNNNNNNNNNNNNNNNNNNNNNNNNNNNNNNNNNNNNNNNNNNNNNNNNNNNNNNNNNNNNNNNNNNNNNNNNNNNNNNNNNNNNNNNNNNNNNNNNNNNNNNNNNNNNNNNNNNNNNNNNNNNNNNNNNNNNNNNNNNNNNNNNNNNNNNNNNNNNNNNNNNNNNNNNNNNNNNNNNNNNNNNNNNNNNNNNNNNNNNNNNNNNNNNNNNNNNNNNNNNNNNNNNNNNNNNNNNNNNNNNNNNNNNNNNNNNNNNNNNNNNNNNNNNNNNNNNNNNNNNNNNNNNNNNNNNNNNNNNNNNNNNNNNNNNNNNNNNNNNNNNNNNNNNNNNNNNNNNNNNNNNNNNNNNNNNNNGCATTTTTAGAGGATCTGACGCAGGCGCAACAACATTTTTGGATAGTCTGAGCAACGTAGCCTTCGACTATGCTCAAAACAAATGATAAACAAAGAGaacatataaacataaacaaaaacaaaaagaaacttTACAGGATGCCTGCCCAAAACAGATCTATTATTACAAGTTGGCACAACAGAATACAGCAGAAGGTTCATATTCTGGTTAAGTAAGCTGATAAGTTTGGTAACATTTGACAATCACTACAAAATTTTCTTTGCAACTTTCATGTTTGATTAAGATGGTGTTGATGGTGTTTACTATAGAGCTTAACT is from Capsicum annuum cultivar UCD-10X-F1 chromosome 5, UCD10Xv1.1, whole genome shotgun sequence and encodes:
- the LOC107870112 gene encoding heterogeneous nuclear ribonucleoprotein 1, with product MLKFQSLWFIWAFIFCEEMESGKVFVGGISWDTNGGRLREYFQAFGDVIEAVIMKDRTTGRARGFGFVVFADASVAEKVVKEKHVIDGRTVEAKKAVPRDDQHVNRTNGGSIQGSPGPARTRKIFVGGLASSVTESDFKKYFDQFGTITDVVVMYDHNTQRPRGFGFITYDSEEVVDKVLCKTFHELNGKRVEVKRAVPKELSPGQTQSQLVGRYNPGMNRVNNLLNVYAQGYSPSSMANHGVGMEGRYPPIPVGRNGYSLFGPADYNMGTEIDSRLNSSYGEIRKFSSVLGYGRNLNSFHNANSNKYNVPVGHAPRRVGNGSVLNSTRQNMWENESLYYGTDYANASAFVGSGSGNRGLSGTFGGLGTWGSAPTSSQRGRIGSFGDDNLSFSSAENGFAGGAPYGQNARTKADTQSSYAPTQGVHAKSFEDIYGSLSGSIFEDSSADLDCAEALSYGLGNAGSLNYVGGYSVANRSTRGIAA